A region of the Drosophila ananassae strain 14024-0371.13 chromosome XL, ASM1763931v2, whole genome shotgun sequence genome:
TCTCTTCTATAAAATCAAGAAATATCCTTGTAGGACTCCCCTTACTTCTCTTTGAATAGATTCCCCAATAAGATCCATCTTTTCTATAAAATATCCGCCAGGCTAACTAACTAATCTATCTCCCAACtattttcccccaaaaaactATAGAAAATGAAGCCCAAACTAAtccttattttaaatattatgttGCAGGTCTGGTCACCATACTCTGGGACGACTGCCGTCGCATCATCAACAGTCCGCGTCATACCTGCCGGGACCGAACAACGGAAAGTACGCGACGCTCAGCAAGCAGTGTAAGACGCTCGAATCGAACGACTTCTACTGAGATTCGCTTGCCTGCAGCTCCCATGCAGGCAGTAGCAGCAACACagtccagcagcagcaacagcagcagcagctgcagcagcagcagcagcagcagcagcagcagcaacatcaatcAATCAGTCAGATCAATCAGCACCAGAGTTCTCTGAAGAACATATTCGCCTCGGCCACCCTGCCCCGTTCCACCGGCAGCTCCATCCGttccgtgctctccgcccagaCCTCGAATGCCGGGATCTGTCGCTCAACTGGGAATGGTCTGGACGGGGAATTTGGCGACGATCGGGATCCTAGGGATGTGACCAACAACAGCTTCAATCGGTTCGATCCCAAGTACATTAGCATCGGCCCGAAGGCGGTTCGGGGGCAGAACAATAATCTGAACATCATATCCGGCGCGGCGGCGGTCAACAAGTGCGCCACGTTGCGGCATGTGGGCCGGTATGGGGGCTCCCTCAAGGGTGTGTCGGCGGTGAGTGGCACGTCGGCGATGGCCAATGTTCCGGCCGTTCATTCGCCGAATCTGCGAAGTGCCAAGACTCCATCGATAGCCACCGTTTCCAAGGATTACTGCCAGCAGCCGGACTGCATACCGCAGGAGTATTtgttgcaacagcagcagcagcaacagcaacagttgcaacaacagctgcaacagcaacagcagcaactgcaacaacagcaactccagcagcagcagcagcagcagcagcaacaacagcaacagcaaatgGTGGTGCCACCAGCTCCACCACAACCTgcaccaccgccaccgcccaAACCAAAGATAGTGAATACTTTTACGGAAATCCCCGGCACCACGGGCGTTGGCAGCTCCTATGccaaggagcagcagcagcagcaacaactgctcgcgttgcagcagcaacagcaacagcaactgatTGCCTTCCAGCAGCAGAGAGAAcgggagcagcaacagcaacagcaacagcagcagcagcagcagcagcagcagcagagggagTTGCATCCACCGACCACCCACATATTGCCGCCATCGGCTGTCTACAGTATTGAGAGCAGCGAGTTGCCGACAGCAGCGCCGAGGTTGCAACAACGCTCCCTCAACCCCGCCTCCAttgtgaaccagccactgccCGAAATTCCCACTTCCCAGTCGAAGATCTCGGCCCAGCCGCTCTGTGCCGCCAATCTGGGGCAGTACCGGTCCCTGCAACGTCCCCAGACCCAGAAGTTGCAACCAGTGGCCGTGCAATCGCCGCAACAGCAGCCACCGACGCTGCCTCCAAAAAACAGGCACAAAAAGGCCATCGATACCAGTAATGCCAATCACATGCAGACTTTGCCACCGAAATCTGCCAGTCtgaggcagcaacagcaacagcaacagcagcagcaacaggagcgtGAAAGGGAAAGGGAAAGGGAGAGAGAAAGGGAGAGGGAGAGACCTCGTAGAGCGGAGACCCTGGACAATGCCCGGAGTTATATAGAACAGCAGTATCCCAGTCAGCTGATCACCAAGAAGCAGCACTCTTACGACAGCAGctaccaccagcagcagcagcagcagcaacagcagcagcaacaggccTTCTACCAGCGACAGCACAACAACAACTTCACAacgaagcagcaacagcaacagcagcagcagcaacagttgcTGATagaacagcagcaacaggccATGTTCTACAGATCCCTGAAGCGGGGAGAGCAgagagctgctgctgctgcggcagcTGCAACCAGTGTGGCAATTAGCAACCACAGCGATCTGTACTCCGTGACGGAGTTGTAGGAGTGCGCCTGCTGCGGCGGCGGTGTGGATGTGGTGCGTCGCGGCGCCTCATCCACATCGCTGCACGCAGCGGCGGCCACCCAAACCCCAGCACAGAGTCAAGGCCAGCAGGCGGCGCCGGGACAGCAGCAGGCGCCCATACCCCTGCCACCGAAGAAGAATCGCCGGGAGCGAGAACAGCGGGAAAGAGACCGCGAACGGGAAAGGGAAAGAGATCGCGAACGGGAAAGGGATCGAGATCGAGATAGGGATCGGGATAGGGATCGTGATCGAGAAcgggatcgggatcgggaGCGAGAGCAGATCACCTGCAATGCCAATCTGTGCGAGGAGCACGAGTACGACGAGTACTACCCGCAGGCGTACGAGATGCAGGCCACCTCCACCGGCCTGGGCGGGGGCAAGCACAGCAAGACGGCTGGCGGAGGCCAGAGGGCGGCCACCTTCGATGTGGCCGATGCCAGGGACTATGAGCTGAAGCGTCTGGGGAATCGCAGATCCCAGCAGCAGGCGGCGCCCAGCAAACGAAATGGAGGCAACGGTGTGGTGGTGACTGCCACCGGGGGAGGAGGCGGCACCGGAGGTGCCACTAGCCAGGATCATCATCGCAGTCACGATCGGGAGAGATCCCGTAGCGATCATCGCATCGCCAGCTATGCCTGCGAGGATGTCACCTCCACGGCCCTCTGCA
Encoded here:
- the LOC6504817 gene encoding LOW QUALITY PROTEIN: polyhomeotic-proximal chromatin protein (The sequence of the model RefSeq protein was modified relative to this genomic sequence to represent the inferred CDS: substituted 2 bases at 2 genomic stop codons); the encoded protein is MEQPSILVKILHSIPHVNYTFRRVNDTFNPDSDVYLESLGILASIPAGLLIVSLLGLLLYLLTRCCDRRQRKPSAQRCQSCSLVIITLMTCAAIGLGLYGNDDFHNGLLQAFGSGKKVEGLVLTLKRQTESIKHDLETRMAGHRVEQLVEKPQYNQTVVMLLIETSRLVTENTSRAVASLDSMVHYFMKAKGQENDTSLMGLLQLGEFYESIRWPATLAFLTILLLLCTVLVIGVARRSRCTLIFFSVSGLFCIIICWLLAGIYLASSVAAGDFCMRPHDYMCRQVGMRSPYVDFLNCGTPRNRFILRLNESRDLVDRARESVELMQRMVQETYPPIDIKRTLTAMDHDLEETHRNLTTLSATLDRRAIDRHYEEALRGLCGGGLLGLSLMMVAGLLTSFLLTILVYADSHAWIYLTKRPPLDADKSETAPLFPASNAPSASISPTAPMGTGTINRTLLHHQQAAAGGTGPLTGGGTGMGGAGGGGGGGGGGIGGGANGHNGVTPYRNGTAGLRQGLVASPSSQSSHNSSQNHHNHNHHHHQNQQHGTLAGYQQQQHLYSNNHHSNNHYYSNNNNNTQQQQQHRTNSAVAAAAGPGAMPLMGGASGQRSPSPPPCYDLVHGTRSGHHTLGRLPSHHQQSASYLPGPNNGKYATLSKQCKTLESNDFYXDSLACSSHAGSSSNTVQQQQQQQQLQQQQQQQQQQQHQSISQINQHQSSLKNIFASATLPRSTGSSIRSVLSAQTSNAGICRSTGNGLDGEFGDDRDPRDVTNNSFNRFDPKYISIGPKAVRGQNNNLNIISGAAAVNKCATLRHVGRYGGSLKGVSAVSGTSAMANVPAVHSPNLRSAKTPSIATVSKDYCQQPDCIPQEYLLQQQQQQQQQLQQQLQQQQQQLQQQQLQQQQQQQQQQQQQQMVVPPAPPQPAPPPPPKPKIVNTFTEIPGTTGVGSSYAKEQQQQQQLLALQQQQQQQLIAFQQQREREQQQQQQQQQQQQQQQQRELHPPTTHILPPSAVYSIESSELPTAAPRLQQRSLNPASIVNQPLPEIPTSQSKISAQPLCAANLGQYRSLQRPQTQKLQPVAVQSPQQQPPTLPPKNRHKKAIDTSNANHMQTLPPKSASLRQQQQQQQQQQQERERERERERERERERPRRAETLDNARSYIEQQYPSQLITKKQHSYDSSYHQQQQQQQQQQQQAFYQRQHNNNFTTKQQQQQQQQQQLLIEQQQQAMFYRSLKRGEQRAAAAAAAATSVAISNHSDLYSVTELXECACCGGGVDVVRRGASSTSLHAAAATQTPAQSQGQQAAPGQQQAPIPLPPKKNRREREQRERDRERERERDRERERDRDRDRDRDRDRDRERDRDREREQITCNANLCEEHEYDEYYPQAYEMQATSTGLGGGKHSKTAGGGQRAATFDVADARDYELKRLGNRRSQQQAAPSKRNGGNGVVVTATGGGGGTGGATSQDHHRSHDRERSRSDHRIASYACEDVTSTALCSAGSMSSMLQPGGNNGGNSGAGHRSHSHQREHHQRDSQQQQQQQQLQQLQQQQQRDRREKTFKV